Proteins encoded within one genomic window of Paramisgurnus dabryanus chromosome 11, PD_genome_1.1, whole genome shotgun sequence:
- the snrnp200 gene encoding U5 small nuclear ribonucleoprotein 200 kDa helicase has product MADVTARSLQYEYKANSNLVLQADRSLIDRTRRDEPTGEVLSLVGKLEGTKMGDRSQRTKPQMLEERRAKRRKRDEDRHDINKMKGFTLLSEGIDEMVGIVYKPKTKETRETYEILLSFIQAALGDQPRDILCGAADEVLAVLKNDKMRDKERRREVEQLLGPADDTRYHVLVNLGKKISDYGGDKELQNMDDNIDETYGVNVQFESDEEEGDEDQFGEVRDEGSDDSEGEEADETSTLTANLGNTGDVMMTKKKDLHPRDIDAFWLQRQLSRFYNDAIVSQKKADEVLEILKTAGDDRECENQLVLLLGFNTFDFIKVLRQHRRMILYCTMLASAQSEAEKEKIMNKMESDQDLSKVLYQLQETEKEDIIREERSRRERVRKSRVDDLESMDIDRGEAVTSKQLLDLEDLAFSQGSHFMANKRCQLPDGSFRKQRKGYEEVHVPALKPKPFSDDETLVAIEKLPKYAQAGFEGFKTLNRIQSKLFKTTMETDENLLVCAPTGAGKTNVALMAMLREIGKHINMDGTINVDDFKIIYIAPMRSLVQEMVGSFGKRLASYGIIVSELTGDHQLCKEEINATQIIVCTPEKWDIITRKGGDRTYTQLVRLIIIDEIHLLHDDRGPVLESLIARTIRNVELTQEDVRLIGLSATLPNYEDVATCLRVDPSKGLFYFDNSFRPVPLEQTYVGITEKKAIKRFQIMNEIVYEKIMEHAGKNQVLVFVHSRKETGKTARAIRDMCLEKDTLGLFLREGSASTEVLRTEAEQCKNLELKDLLPYGFAIHHAGMTRVDRTLVEDLFADRHIQVLVSTATLAWGVNLPAHTVIIKGTQVYSPEKGRWTELGALDILQMLGRAGRPQYDSKGEGILITSHGELQYYLSLLNQQLPIESQMVAKLPDMLNAEIVLGNVQTVKDAVNWLGYTYLYVRMLRNPTLYGVSHDDRSSDPLLERRRMDLIHTASTVLEKNNLIKYDKRSGSFQVTDLGRIASHFYITHESIMTYNQLLKPTLSEIELFRVFSLSSEFRNITVREEEKLELQKLLERVPIPVKESIEEPSAKINVLLQAYISQLKLEGFALMADMVYVTQSAGRLMRAIFEIVLSRGWAQLTDKTMNLCKMIDKRMWQSMSPLRQFRKLPEEVIKKIEKKNFPFERLYDLNHNEIGELIRMPKMGKTIHKYVHQFPKLDLAVHLQPITRSTLKVELTITPDFQWDDKIHGSSEAFWILVEDVDSEVVLHHEYFLLKAKYAQDEHLVTFFVPVFEPLPPQYFIRIASDRWLSCETQLPVSFRHLILPEKYPPPTELLDLQPLPVSALRNAAFESLYQNFPFFNPIQTQVFNAVYNSDDNVFVGAPTGSGKTICAEFAILRMLLHNAEGRCVYITPMEALAEQVFVDWHQKFQDTLNKKVVLLTGETSTDLKLLGKGDIIISTPDKWDILSRRWKQRKNVQNVSLFIVDEVHLIGGDNGPVLEVICSRMRYISSQIERPIRIVALSSSLSNAKDVAHWLGCSTTATFNFHPNVRPVPLELHIQGFNVSHTQTRLLSMAKPVYHAIMKHSPSKPVLVFVPSRRQTRLTAIDILTFCAADVVPQRFLHSTEKDLAPFMEKLSDNTLKETLSNGVGYLHEGLSSSERRIVEHLYMSGAIQVMVVSRSLCWGTNISAHLVIVMDTQYYNGKIHAYVDYPIYDVLQMVGKANRPLQDDEGRCVIMCQGSKKDFFKKFLYEPLPVESHLDHCLHDHFNAEIVTKTVENKQDAVDYLTWTFLYRRMTQNPNYYNLQGMSHRHLSDHLSELVENTLQDLEQSKCISIEDEMDVAPLNLGMIAAYYYINYTTIELFSMSLNAKTKIRGLIEIISNAAEYKNIPIRHHEDTLLRQLAQKVPHKLNNPKFNDPHVKTNLMLQSHLSRMQLSAELQSDTEDILSKAVRLIQACVDVLSSNGWLSPALAAMELAQMVTQAMWSKDSYLKQLPHFSSEHIKRCTDKGVESIFDIMEMEDDERTALLQLSEVQMADVARFCNRYPNIELSYEVAEKDDIKSGSPVVIQVQLEREEEVTGPVIAPLFPQKREEGWWVVVGDPKSNSLISIKRLTLQQKAKVKLDFVAPVVGVHNYTLYFMSDAYMGCDQEYKFSVDVKEADSDGDSDSD; this is encoded by the exons ATGGCGGATGTTACTGCTCGTAGCCTGCAGTATGAATACAAAGCG AACTCTAACTTGGTGTTGCAAGCGGACAGATCTCTGATCGACCGCACCCGCAGAGATGAGCCCACCGGAGAGGTCCTGTCTCTGGTCGGCAAGTTGGAGGGAACAAAGATGGGAGACAGAAGCCAGAGAACCAAGCCTCAGATGTTGGAGGAGAGGAGAGCGAA GAGGCGAAAGAGAGATGAGGACAGACACGACATCAACAAAATGAAAGGCTTCACATTGCTGTCTGAAGGGATTGATGAGATGGTGGGAATTGTGTACAAGCCCAAGACCAAAGAGACAAGAGAAACATATGAAATCCTCCTCAGCTTTATTCAGGCTGCACTTGGAGATCAG CCAAGAGATATCCTATGTGGAGCTGCAGATGAAGTGTTGGCTGTGCTGAAGAATGACAAGATGAGAGACAAAGAGAGAAGAAGGGAAGTAGAGCAACTGCTGGGTCCTGCTGATGACACGCGATACCATGTACTGGTCAACCTGGGCAAGAAAATCTCAGACTATGGTGGAGACAAGGAGCTCCAGAATATGG ATGACAACATCGATGAAACATATGGAGTCAATGTACAGTTTGAGTCTGATGAGGAG GAGGGCGATGAGGACCAGTTTGGTGAGGTTCGAGATGAAGGCTCTGATGACAGTGAGGGAGAGGAGGCAGATGAGACCAGTACTCTGACTGCTAAT CTGGGCAACACGGGCGATGTAATGATGACCAAAAAGAAAGATCTTCATCCACGAGACATTGACGCCTTCTGGCTTCAGCGACAACTAAGCCGGTTTTATAATGATGCCATAGTGTCTCAGAAGAAAGCAGATGAAGTCTTGGAGATCCTCAAG ACTGCCGGTGATGACAGAGAGTGTGAGAACCAGTTGGTGCTGCTTTTGGGCTTCAACACTTTTGATTTCATCAAGGTCCTCCGACAGCATAGACGAATGA TCCTTTACTGCACCATGTTGGCCAGTGCCCAAAGTGAAGCTGAAAAAGAAAAGATCATGAATAAAATGGAGTCTGATCAGGATCTTTCCAAAGTGCTTTACCAGCTGCAGGAGACTGAGAAGGAGGACATCATCAGG GAGGAACGATCTCGACGGGAAAGAGTACGAAAATCCCGCGTAGATGATCTGGAGTCGATGGACATTGATCGTGGGGAG GCTGTGACCTCTAAGCAACTACTAGACCTTGAAGATCTGGCCTTCTCCCAGGGCAGCCATTTCATGGCCAACAAGCGTTGCCAGCTGCCCGATGGCTCCTTTCGCAAACAAAGAAAAGGCTATGAGGAGGTGCACGTGCCTGCTCTCAAGCCGAAGCCCTTTAGTGATGATGAG ACATTGGTAGCAATTGAGAAACTTCCCAAATACGCCCAAGCTGGATTTGAGGGATTCAAAACATTGAATCGTATACAAAGTAAACTCTTCAAAACCACTATGGAGACGGATGAGAATCTGCTGGTTTGCGCTCCAACG GGTGCTGGCAAAACCAATGTTGCTCTGATGGCAATGCTTCGAGAGATCGGCAAGCATATCAACATGGATGGCACCATCAATGTTGATGATTTTAAGATTATCTACATCGCTCCCATGCGCTCCCTGGTGCAGGAGATGGTGGGCAGCTTTGGAAAG CGCTTGGCCAGTTACGGCATCATTGTGTCTGAGTTGACTGGAGACCACCAGCTCTGCAAAGAGGAAATTAATGCCACCCAGATTATTGTGTGCACCCCAGAAAAATGGGACATCATTACCAGAAAGGGAGGGGACCGCACTTACACACAACTTGTGCGGCTCATCATTATC GATGAGATCCACTTGCTGCACGATGACCGCGGCCCGGTGTTAGAGTCCCTGATTGCTCGAACCATCCGAAATGTGGAACTGACACAGGAGGATGTGAGGCTTATTGGCCTCAGTGCCACACTGCCCAACTACGAGGACGTGGCCACCTGCCTGCGCGTAGATCCATCTAAGGGACTTTTCTATTTTGACAACAG TTTTCGGCCTGTACCACTGGAACAAACCTATGTAGGAATCACAGAGAAAAAGGCCATTAAGCGTTTCCAGATTATGAATGAGATCGTTTATGAAAAGATCATGGAACATGCTGGAAAGAATCAG GTCCTGGTGTTCGTGCATTCCAGAAAGGAAACCGGGAAGACTGCGCGTGCAATAAGGGACATGTGTTTGGAAAAGGACACTCTTGGGTTGTTCCTCAGAGAGGGTTCGGCCTCCACTGAGGTCTTGAGAACTGAAGCAGAGCAGTGCAAG AATCTGGAGCTGAAGGATCTCTTGCCTTACGGTTTTGCTATCCACCATGCCGGAATGACCAGGGTGGACAGAACACTGGTAGAGGATCTGTTTGCTGACCGTCACATTCAG GTGTTGGTGTCCACGGCCACTCTGGCTTGGGGTGTGAATTTGCCAGCCCACACTGTCATAATCAAAGGCACACAGGTCTACAGCCCAGAGAAAGGCAGATGGACCGAACTGGGAGCTCTGGACATTCTTCAG ATGCTGGGTCGTGCCGGCAGGCCGCAGTATGACTCTAAAGGAGAGGGTATTCTCATCACATCTCACGGAGAGCTGCAGTACTACCTGTCGCTGCTCAATCAACAGCTGCCCATCGAAAGCCAAATGGTGGCCAAACTGCCTGACATGCTCAATGCTGAGATTGTGTTGGGCAATGTGCAGACGGTTAAG GATGCAGTGAACTGGCTGGGTTACACTTACCTCTATGTCCGAATGCTGCGGAACCCAACCCTTTATGGCGTTTCTCACGATGACCGCAGCTCTGATCCACTGCTCGAACGTCGCAGGATGGACCTTATACACACAGCCTCCACTGTCCTGGAGAAGAACAACTTGATCAAATACGACAAACGATCCGGCAGCTTTCAG GTGACAGACCTGGGCCGCATTGCCAGCCATTTCTACATCACCCACGAGTCCATTATGACCTACAACCAGCTGCTGAAGCCCACTCTGAGTGAGATCGAGCTCTTCAGGGTGTTTTCTCTCTCTTCAGAGTTCAGAAACATCACAGTTAGAGAG GAGGAAAAACTTGAGCTTCAGAAACTGCTTGAGAGGGTCCCCATTCCAGTAAAGGAAAGCATTGAGGAGCCCAGCGCAAAG ATTAATGTGCTGCTGCAGGCATATATCTCTCAGCTCAAGCTTGAGGGCTTTGCTCTTATGGCTGACATGGTGTATGTAACACAG AGTGCTGGCAGGCTGATGAGGGCGATCTTTGAGATTGTTTTGAGCAGAGGCTGGGCACAACTTACTGATAAAACTATGAATCTCTGCAAGATGATTGACAAAAGGAT GTGGCAGTCCATGTCTCCTTTGCGTCAGTTCCGCAAACTTCCAGAGGAAGTCATCAAAAAGATCGAGAAGAAGAACTTCCCATTTGAGCGCCTTTATGATCTAAACCACAATGAAATTG GTGAGTTGATTCGCATGCCAAAGATGGGGAAGACCATCCATAAGTATGTCCATCAGTTCCCAAAGCTGGACCTGGCAGTTCACCTGCAGCCCATCACACGCTCCACACTAAAAGTGGAACTCACCATCACGCCAGATTTCCAGTGGGATGACAAG ATACATGGCTCATCCGAAGCCTTCTGGATCTTGGTCGAGGATGTGGACAGTGAGGTGGTCCTTCATCACGAATACTTCCTCCTGAAAGCCAAGTATGCTCAGGATGAGCATCTGGTCACTTTCTTCGTTCCTGTGTTTGAGCCGCTGCCCCCGCAGTATTTTATTCGCATAGCTTCAGACCGCTGGCTGT CTTGCGAGACCCAGCTTCCAGTCTCGTTTCGTCACCTGATCCTGCCCGAAAAATATCCACCCCCTACTGAACTGCTGGATCTGCAGCCTTTGCCCGTGTCTGCTTTGAGAAATGCAGCCTTTGAGAGCCTTTACCAAAATTTCCCCTTTTTCAACCCTATCCAAACCCAAG TTTTCAATGCCGTGTACAATAGTGATGACAACGTCTTCGTTGGTGCCCCCACTGGCAGTGGGAAGACCATATGTGCAGAGTTTGCCATTCTTAGGATGCTCCTACACAATGCAGAGGGTCGATGTGTGTACATCACACCGATGGAGGCTCTTGCTGAACAG GTTTTTGTAGACTGGCACCAGAAGTTTCAGGACACTTTGAATAAGAAGGTTGTCTTGCTTACTGGTGAGACCAGCACTGACCTAAAGCTGCTGGGGAAAGGTGACATTATCATCAGCACCCCAGACAAGTGGGACATCCTGTCTCGCCGATGGAAGCAGAGGAAGAACGTGCAGAACGTTAGCCTCTTCATTGTGGATGAAGTTCATCTCATTGGAGGAGATAACGGA CCTGTGTTGGAGGTGATTTGCTCCAGAATGAGGTACATTTCCTCTCAAATTGAGCGTCCCATCCGTATTGTGGCCCTCAGCTCTTCTCTGTCCAACGCTAAAGATGTGGCCCACTGGCTCGGCTGCAGCACCACAGCGACTTTCAACTTCCACCCCAACGTCAGACCGGTTCCTCTGGAGCTTCACATCCAG gGCTTCAACGTCAGTCACACACAGACTCGTCTGCTGTCCATGGCTAAACCAGTGTATCATGCCATCATGAAACACTCCCCATCCAAACCAGTGCTGGTGTTTGTGCCATCAAGACGCCAGACTCGTCTCACCGCTATCGATATCCTTACTTTCTGCGCTGCGGATGTGGTTCCACAGAG GTTTCTGCACTCCACCGAGAAGGATCTGGCTCCGTTCATGGAGAAACTCTCTGATAATACCCTGAAGGAGACCCTGTCCAATGGGGTAGGGTACTTGCATGAGGGCCTTTCATCATCAGAGCGGAGAATTGTGGAACATCTTTATATGTCTG GTGCCATTCAGGTGATGGTAGTATCTCGCTCTTTATGTTGGGGAACTAATATTTCCGCCCACCTTGTGATTGTTATGGACACACAGTACTACAATGGAAAAATCCATGC gtATGTTGACTACCCAATCTACGACGTTCTGCAGATGGTAGGGAAGGCCAATCGTCCTCTGCAGGATGATGAGGGTCGATGTGTTATCATGTGCCAGGGGTCTAAAAAG GACTTCTTTAAGAAATTCCTTTACGAGCCTCTGCCTGTGGAGTCTCACTTGGATCACTGCCTCCACGACCATTTCAATGCCGAGATCGTCACCAAGACTGTGGAGAACAAACAGGACGCCGTGGACTACCTGACATGGACGTTCCTGTACCGCCGAATGACCCAGAACCCCAATTATTACAACCTTCAGG GTATGTCTCACCGTCACCTCTCTGATCATCTGTCTGAGCTGGTGGAAAACACCTTGCAAGATCTGGAACAGTCCAAGTGCATCAGCATTGAGGACGAGATGGATGTTGCTCCTCTGAATTTGGGCATGATCGCAGCCTACTATTACATTAACTACACCACTATTG AGCTCTTCAGTATGTCCCTGAATGCCAAGACAAAGATCCGAGGTCTCATTGAGATCATCTCCAACGCTGCAGAATATAAAAACATTCCCATCAGGCACCACGAAGACACCCTACTCCGACAG CTGGCTCAGAAGGTCCCTCATAAACTGAACAACCCCAAGTTTAACGACCCTCACGTGAAGACCAACCTGATGCTTCAGTCTCATCTTTCCCGTATGCAACTGAGTGCAGAGCTCCAGTCAGACACTGAAGACATCCTCAGCAAG GCTGTTCGGCTGATCCAGGCGTGTGTGGATGTACTTTCAAGTAACGGCTGGTTGAGTCCTGCCCTGGCTGCTATGGAGCTGGCTCAGATGGTCACACAAGCCATGTGGTCCAAAGACTCTTATCTTAAGCAGCTACCCCACTTTTCTTCAGAACACATCAAGCGCTGTACAGATAAG GGTGTGGAGAGCATCTTTGACATCATGGAGATGGAAGACGATGAGCGCACCGCTCTGCTACAACTTTCAGAAGTACAAATGGCTGACGTGGCACGGTTCTGCAACCGCTATCCCAACATTGAGCTCTCGTATGAAGTGGCTGAGAAAGATGATATCAAAAG TGGAAGTCCTGTGGTCATTCAAGTGCAGTTGGAGAGAGAGGAGGAAGTTACAGGACCTGTCATAGCTCCTCTGTTCCCCCAG AAACGTGAAGAAGGCTGGTGGGTTGTTGTAGGAGACCCCAAATCCAACAGTCTCATCTCAATCAAGAGACTCACACTTCAACAGAAGGCTAAG GTGAAGCTTGATTTTGTGGCGCCTGTTGTGGGTGTGCACAACTACACGCTGTATTTCATGAGCGACGCCTACATGGGCTGTGACCAAGAATACAAGTTCAGTGTGGACGTGAAGGAGGCAGACAGCGACGGAGACAGTGACAGCGATTAG